The following coding sequences lie in one Maribacter forsetii DSM 18668 genomic window:
- a CDS encoding RluA family pseudouridine synthase, whose product MEDNIERPENEDGELFEHHKVVASKGQVPLRVDKFLMNFIENATRNKIQQSAKDGHVWVNDKIVKSNYKVKAGDEVKVLFEHPPHEFLLVPEDIPLDIVYEDDVLMVVNKPAGMVVHPGHGNYSGTLINALIYHTDNLPSNSNERPGLVHRIDKDTSGLLVVAKTEAAMTHLAKQFFDKTSEREYVALVWGNIEEDEGTIVGNVGRNPKNRLQMHVFPEGEEGKEAVTHFKVLERLGYVTLVSCKLETGRTHQIRVHMKYIGHTLFNDERYGGEKILKGTTFTKYKQFVENTFKLLPRQALHAKTLGFVHPVTGAHMSFDSEVPKDMTSAIEKWRGYSKNSIE is encoded by the coding sequence ATGGAGGATAATATTGAGCGACCAGAAAATGAAGATGGAGAACTTTTTGAGCATCATAAGGTTGTAGCTTCTAAAGGTCAAGTTCCTTTGCGTGTAGACAAATTTTTAATGAATTTCATTGAAAATGCAACACGAAATAAAATACAGCAATCGGCTAAAGATGGTCACGTTTGGGTCAATGACAAAATCGTAAAATCCAATTATAAGGTTAAGGCAGGTGATGAGGTTAAGGTGTTATTTGAGCATCCGCCACACGAATTTTTATTGGTTCCAGAAGATATTCCATTAGACATCGTTTATGAAGACGATGTTTTAATGGTGGTGAATAAACCGGCGGGCATGGTAGTGCACCCAGGGCACGGTAATTATTCTGGTACATTGATCAATGCATTAATTTATCATACAGATAATTTACCATCAAACAGCAATGAAAGACCGGGCTTGGTACACCGTATAGATAAAGATACCTCTGGTCTGTTGGTAGTTGCAAAGACAGAAGCGGCTATGACACATTTAGCAAAGCAATTTTTTGATAAGACTTCTGAGCGTGAATATGTTGCTTTGGTTTGGGGTAATATTGAAGAAGATGAAGGTACAATAGTTGGTAATGTGGGTAGAAATCCTAAAAATCGCCTACAAATGCATGTTTTTCCAGAAGGGGAAGAAGGTAAGGAAGCGGTAACCCATTTTAAGGTATTGGAAAGATTAGGTTACGTCACCTTGGTATCTTGTAAATTAGAGACCGGCAGAACACATCAAATTCGTGTGCATATGAAATACATTGGGCATACATTGTTTAATGATGAACGTTACGGTGGAGAGAAGATTTTAAAAGGAACAACCTTTACAAAGTACAAGCAATTTGTAGAGAATACTTTTAAATTACTGCCAAGACAAGCATTGCATGCCAAGACATTAGGCTTTGTTCATCCCGTCACAGGAGCGCATATGAGCTTTGATTCTGAAGTGCCGAAAGACATGACCAGTGCCATAGAAAAATGGAGGGGTTACAGTAAAAATAGTATAGAATAA
- the trpA gene encoding tryptophan synthase subunit alpha, which yields MNNRITTRLQEDKKLLSIYFTAGYPALNDTVKIIEDLEKNGVDMIEIGLPFSDPLADGPTIQESSTAALKNGMTTEVLFNQLKDIRKTVSIPLIIMGYFNPMLQYGVEAFCKKCQEIGIDGLILPDLPLDVYQEDYEETFKKYGLLNVFLITPQTSDDRIRQIDNASNGFIYMVSSASVTGSKSGFGQEQESYFERIAEMNLNTPQIVGFGIKDAETFQQATKIAKGAIIGSAFIKHLTSNGVNAISEFIEGIR from the coding sequence ATGAACAATAGAATTACAACAAGATTACAAGAAGATAAAAAATTGCTTTCCATATATTTTACCGCCGGTTACCCTGCACTCAACGATACCGTTAAAATCATTGAAGATTTAGAAAAAAACGGGGTTGATATGATTGAAATAGGATTACCATTTAGTGATCCTTTAGCTGACGGACCAACAATTCAAGAAAGCTCTACTGCTGCATTGAAAAACGGAATGACTACTGAAGTACTTTTCAATCAATTGAAAGATATTCGTAAAACGGTTTCTATTCCATTAATTATCATGGGTTATTTCAACCCGATGTTACAATATGGTGTGGAGGCATTCTGTAAAAAATGTCAGGAAATTGGAATAGACGGACTTATTCTACCTGATCTTCCGTTAGATGTTTATCAAGAAGATTATGAAGAAACGTTTAAAAAATACGGACTTTTAAATGTTTTCCTTATTACACCACAAACTAGTGATGACCGTATTCGCCAAATAGATAACGCCTCTAATGGATTTATCTACATGGTAAGTTCTGCAAGTGTAACAGGTTCAAAATCTGGCTTTGGTCAGGAACAAGAAAGTTATTTTGAACGTATAGCAGAAATGAACCTAAACACGCCACAAATAGTAGGATTCGGAATTAAAGATGCCGAAACCTTTCAACAAGCCACAAAAATAGCAAAAGGTGCAATTATAGGTTCTGCTTTTATTAAGCATTTGACAAGTAACGGTGTTAATGCCATTTCTGAATTTATTGAAGGGATTCGATAG
- a CDS encoding 30S ribosomal protein THX has translation MGKGDKKSKKGKISNSSYGARRPRKIKKRPTVEEKIKINKKK, from the coding sequence ATGGGAAAAGGAGACAAAAAATCAAAAAAAGGAAAAATATCCAATAGTTCTTATGGAGCAAGAAGACCACGTAAAATTAAAAAGAGACCTACGGTTGAAGAAAAAATAAAAATCAATAAAAAGAAGTAG
- a CDS encoding M20/M25/M40 family metallo-hydrolase: protein MKRFLTLALLLSLYSAHSQDSILIKSKVASAITELREFVAIPNDALNADDIDSNLFWLRKKFTERGFNSTILETEGLPLFFGALPMDDSKPTILFYMHLDGQSVDATKWDQPDPYKVTLKSKTKDGWKNESFADLDDDINYDWRLFGRSTSDDKGPIIMFLNAIDALKKDNIDIPYNVKVILDSEEEKSSAPLPKAVRTYKDLLQADFLIINDGPVHVSAKPTIVYGCRGITTLSITAHGPIKPQHSGHYGNYAPNPGFQLAQLLATMKDTDGKVLIKGYYDGITLDETTLEILKSVPDNIEEINKNLAISNPEKVGGFYQEALQYPSLNIRGLGSGWIGEKARTIVPATATAELDLRLVPETDGTRLKKLVVDHIKSQGYHVMSTEPTMVDRLKYDKIVTIKEGSVTDAFRTDLSNPFGNSIVKTMETTFGEKPVQIRIMGGTVPISPFINELKIPAFIVPMVNPDNNQHSPNENLKIGQIAYGIELFYALLSPEAVE, encoded by the coding sequence ATGAAAAGATTTCTTACCCTTGCATTGCTATTATCTCTGTATTCAGCCCATTCACAAGACTCCATTCTTATAAAATCTAAAGTAGCTAGTGCTATTACAGAATTAAGGGAATTTGTAGCCATACCCAATGATGCATTAAATGCAGACGACATCGATTCTAACTTATTTTGGCTTAGAAAAAAATTCACTGAACGTGGCTTTAACAGTACCATTCTAGAAACGGAAGGTCTACCATTGTTTTTTGGAGCTTTACCTATGGACGACAGTAAACCGACCATTTTATTTTATATGCATTTAGACGGTCAATCTGTAGATGCCACCAAATGGGATCAACCTGATCCTTATAAAGTCACTCTAAAGTCTAAAACAAAAGATGGTTGGAAAAACGAATCATTCGCTGATCTAGATGATGACATCAACTATGATTGGAGACTTTTTGGTAGATCCACTTCTGATGATAAAGGACCTATTATCATGTTCTTGAACGCTATTGATGCGCTTAAAAAAGATAATATTGATATTCCGTACAACGTAAAGGTTATATTAGACAGTGAAGAAGAAAAAAGTAGCGCCCCGTTACCAAAAGCGGTTCGTACCTATAAAGATTTGCTACAGGCCGATTTCTTAATTATTAATGATGGTCCTGTTCATGTTTCAGCAAAACCAACTATTGTTTATGGCTGTAGAGGCATTACAACTTTATCAATAACTGCTCACGGACCGATAAAACCTCAACATAGTGGACATTATGGAAATTACGCTCCCAATCCTGGTTTTCAATTGGCGCAACTGTTAGCTACAATGAAAGATACTGATGGTAAAGTTCTAATAAAAGGATATTATGACGGAATTACCTTAGACGAGACTACGCTAGAAATTCTAAAAAGTGTGCCTGATAACATCGAAGAAATCAATAAAAATTTAGCAATATCCAATCCTGAAAAAGTTGGTGGTTTTTACCAAGAGGCATTGCAATATCCTTCATTGAATATTCGTGGGTTAGGTTCTGGGTGGATCGGTGAGAAAGCTAGAACTATTGTACCAGCCACTGCTACGGCAGAATTGGACTTAAGATTGGTACCTGAAACCGATGGCACTCGTCTTAAAAAATTAGTAGTCGACCACATTAAAAGTCAAGGCTATCACGTAATGAGTACTGAGCCGACAATGGTAGACCGATTAAAATATGACAAAATAGTTACCATTAAAGAAGGTTCGGTGACCGATGCTTTTAGAACTGATTTAAGTAATCCTTTTGGAAACAGCATTGTAAAAACTATGGAAACAACATTCGGAGAAAAACCTGTTCAGATAAGAATAATGGGTGGTACGGTTCCTATTTCTCCTTTCATTAATGAATTGAAGATTCCAGCATTCATTGTACCCATGGTCAACCCAGACAATAATCAGCATAGCCCTAATGAGAATTTAAAGATTGGACAAATTGCCTATGGAATAGAGTTATTTTATGCACTGCTTAGTCCTGAAGCAGTAGAATAG
- the yaaA gene encoding peroxide stress protein YaaA, translating into MKIVISPAKSLNYESELPTTTYTSPEFIEDAEKLNKVLKKKKPKALSELMSISDNLAQLNWQRNQDFTVPFTPNNARPAVYAFSGDVYQGLEAYTLPEEKMEKLQQTLRILSGQYGILKPLDLMQPYRLEMGTSLKIGRKKNLYEYWGERLTDHLNNEMVDGELLVNLASNEYYSALKPKKIKAEIITPVFKDWKNDKLKIISFFAKKARGAMVRYIIDTNAKTLNDIKGFNLDEYQFSQEHTLKENQPVFIR; encoded by the coding sequence ATGAAAATTGTTATTTCTCCGGCTAAGTCATTGAATTACGAAAGTGAGTTGCCAACTACAACATATACGTCACCAGAATTTATAGAAGATGCTGAAAAGCTGAATAAGGTTTTAAAGAAAAAGAAACCAAAAGCGCTTTCTGAACTAATGTCTATTTCAGATAATTTGGCGCAATTAAACTGGCAACGCAATCAAGATTTTACAGTACCGTTTACACCAAATAACGCAAGGCCTGCGGTTTATGCCTTTAGCGGAGATGTTTACCAAGGTTTAGAAGCGTACACGTTACCTGAAGAAAAAATGGAGAAGTTGCAACAAACCCTTAGAATTTTATCTGGGCAGTACGGTATTTTGAAACCATTGGATTTAATGCAGCCATATCGTCTAGAAATGGGTACTTCTTTAAAAATTGGGAGAAAGAAAAACTTGTATGAATATTGGGGAGAGAGGCTAACAGATCATTTAAACAATGAGATGGTAGATGGTGAACTTTTGGTAAACTTGGCTAGTAATGAATACTACAGTGCACTAAAACCTAAAAAAATAAAAGCAGAAATTATTACTCCGGTTTTTAAAGATTGGAAGAATGATAAGTTAAAGATCATAAGTTTCTTTGCTAAGAAGGCAAGAGGTGCTATGGTTAGATATATTATTGATACCAATGCTAAAACCCTTAACGATATTAAAGGGTTTAATTTAGACGAATACCAATTTAGTCAAGAACATACCTTAAAAGAAAACCAACCTGTCTTTATTAGATAA
- a CDS encoding uracil-DNA glycosylase family protein, protein MQKKFQHTHPYEPFIDEFTEKLIVGTLPPPRFTTGDLKAGDVNFCYGSRDGQLWPILDKIFNLNLKFETSKEAIDQRKNFLRERQIGICDIVASAEREKIDASDIGMQNIELRDVLGYLEKYPKVHTILFTGGNSKNGPEYFFRKHLKEHGLMLNRVTNDVPRNHNFTHPVTNKVIRTISLIAPSGAANRAVGSLDSYKRMKKENPKFNTVDFRVLQYQGYF, encoded by the coding sequence ATGCAAAAGAAATTTCAACATACTCACCCATATGAACCTTTTATAGATGAATTTACTGAAAAGTTAATTGTAGGAACATTACCGCCGCCCCGTTTTACCACTGGAGATTTAAAAGCGGGTGATGTCAATTTTTGCTATGGAAGTCGTGATGGTCAGCTGTGGCCAATTTTAGATAAAATATTCAATTTAAATCTAAAGTTTGAGACTTCTAAAGAGGCAATTGACCAACGTAAAAATTTTTTAAGGGAAAGACAAATAGGTATTTGTGATATTGTAGCATCTGCTGAACGTGAAAAAATAGATGCATCAGATATTGGAATGCAAAATATTGAGTTGAGAGATGTTTTAGGATATTTAGAAAAGTATCCGAAAGTACATACAATACTTTTTACTGGAGGAAATAGTAAAAATGGACCTGAGTATTTTTTTAGGAAACATTTGAAAGAACATGGGTTGATGCTAAACAGGGTTACTAATGATGTTCCAAGAAATCACAACTTCACGCATCCTGTAACGAACAAAGTAATTAGAACAATCTCATTGATTGCTCCTTCTGGCGCCGCAAATAGAGCGGTGGGAAGTCTTGATAGTTATAAGAGAATGAAAAAAGAAAATCCTAAGTTCAATACCGTTGATTTTAGGGTTCTTCAATACCAAGGTTACTTTTAA
- a CDS encoding phosphoenolpyruvate carboxylase has protein sequence MQQQERLAEFKKSVQNKFNVYNSLFLNLPYENIENVGMLIPLLLNQSEKGLSDGLNPKEILENFFENFVEIKSEKEQIDFMFRIIQYVERQVVLYDSVEDAAFPKLHKHSSSLSLKDYFQLVEKNNSWDTIWDKLSTFSARIVLTAHPTQFYTPAVLDIITNLRTLILEDKIDEIDVGLQQLGLTSLINAKKPTPLDEAKNIIYTLRHVYYDAIGDMYAYIKGSVGSKQFENHDIVKLGFWPGGDRDGNPFVTADITRDVMNELRLTLMKCYYNDLKGLVHKLTFKAVQEPLQKLRSNLYTAMFDSSKDIGYEDLIVPLEEIRSILIEKYQGLYLKDLEKFIDKVKIFKVHFATIDIRQDHSMHTKVMVEVLKKNGFIKEELNELSEEKLIDILLHENLNLSASDYEEDIVKDTIKNILQLQTIQSKNGEEGCNRYIISNSEDKFSILFVYALFRWCGWADKEITFDIVPLFETMNGMDTAQDTMQFLFNLPEYKAHLENRNKKQTIMLGFSDGTKDGGYLKANWSILKTKEELSEVCDQHDIAAVFFDGRGGPPARGGGKTHRFYAAQTNKVANNEIQLTIQGQTITSTYGTKEQFIYNSEQLLTAGLSNTILEKEIVISESDRNLIEELSESSFKKYDDLKHHDKFMPYLENMSTLKYYTKANIGSRPGKRGNKAKLELSDLRAISFVGSWSQLKQNVPGYYGIGTALKKMEDEGRFDEAKRLYEEVPFFQALMMNSMMSLTKCYFELTSYMKENEEYGAFWEILLAEYELSKAMLLKLSGMEILMKKEAISRESIKIRESIVLPLLVIQQYALQRIGEGTEFKELYEKIVTRSLYGNINASRNSA, from the coding sequence ATGCAACAACAAGAAAGGTTAGCAGAATTTAAGAAATCTGTTCAAAATAAATTTAACGTATACAATAGTCTATTTTTAAACTTACCCTACGAGAACATCGAGAATGTGGGTATGTTGATTCCGTTATTGCTGAATCAATCTGAAAAAGGATTGAGCGATGGGCTAAACCCTAAGGAAATACTGGAAAACTTTTTCGAGAATTTTGTAGAGATAAAATCCGAAAAAGAACAGATAGACTTCATGTTTCGCATCATACAATATGTAGAGCGTCAAGTGGTGCTTTATGATAGTGTTGAAGATGCTGCATTTCCAAAATTACATAAGCATTCAAGTTCTTTGTCTTTAAAAGATTATTTTCAATTGGTTGAAAAGAATAATTCTTGGGATACCATTTGGGATAAACTAAGCACTTTCAGTGCACGTATTGTTTTAACAGCACACCCAACACAGTTCTATACTCCAGCGGTATTGGATATTATCACTAATCTTAGAACATTGATTTTAGAAGATAAAATAGATGAAATAGATGTAGGACTGCAACAATTAGGTCTTACCTCATTGATAAATGCTAAAAAGCCAACTCCGTTAGATGAAGCAAAGAATATTATATACACCTTAAGACATGTTTATTATGATGCTATCGGAGACATGTATGCCTATATAAAGGGTAGTGTAGGCTCCAAGCAATTTGAAAATCATGATATAGTAAAGTTAGGGTTCTGGCCTGGTGGTGACCGTGATGGTAATCCGTTCGTAACTGCAGATATTACCAGAGATGTAATGAACGAACTTCGTTTAACATTAATGAAGTGTTATTACAATGATTTAAAGGGGTTGGTACATAAGCTTACTTTTAAAGCGGTACAAGAACCTTTACAGAAATTGAGGTCTAACTTGTATACCGCTATGTTCGATAGTTCAAAGGATATTGGTTATGAAGATTTAATTGTTCCTTTAGAGGAAATAAGGTCAATACTTATTGAGAAGTACCAAGGTCTTTATTTAAAAGATTTAGAAAAATTTATTGATAAGGTAAAGATTTTTAAAGTTCACTTTGCAACCATAGATATTCGCCAAGACCACAGTATGCATACCAAAGTAATGGTAGAGGTTTTGAAAAAGAACGGATTTATTAAAGAGGAACTTAACGAGTTATCCGAAGAAAAATTAATTGATATTCTATTGCATGAGAATTTAAATTTATCTGCAAGTGATTATGAAGAGGATATTGTAAAGGATACCATTAAGAATATATTACAGCTACAGACCATACAGTCAAAGAACGGTGAAGAAGGGTGTAACAGATATATAATCAGTAACTCAGAAGATAAGTTCTCTATACTATTTGTTTACGCATTATTTAGATGGTGTGGTTGGGCAGATAAGGAAATAACTTTTGACATTGTACCATTGTTTGAAACTATGAATGGTATGGATACAGCTCAAGATACAATGCAGTTCTTATTTAACTTACCAGAATATAAAGCTCATTTAGAGAATAGAAATAAAAAGCAAACTATAATGCTTGGTTTTTCAGATGGTACTAAAGATGGTGGTTATTTAAAGGCGAACTGGTCTATTTTGAAAACTAAAGAAGAGCTGTCAGAAGTTTGTGATCAGCATGATATTGCCGCCGTATTTTTTGATGGTAGGGGAGGACCACCAGCAAGAGGTGGTGGTAAAACGCATCGCTTTTATGCAGCACAAACCAATAAAGTTGCAAATAATGAAATTCAGTTAACCATTCAAGGGCAAACAATTACCAGTACCTATGGTACAAAAGAACAGTTCATTTATAATAGTGAACAGTTGCTTACGGCTGGGTTGTCAAATACCATTTTAGAAAAGGAAATTGTTATTTCAGAATCCGATAGAAATTTGATAGAAGAATTATCTGAATCAAGTTTCAAAAAATATGATGACTTAAAGCATCATGACAAGTTTATGCCGTACTTGGAAAATATGAGTACCCTTAAATATTATACCAAAGCTAACATTGGTAGTAGACCGGGGAAAAGAGGAAACAAGGCGAAACTAGAATTGTCAGATTTAAGAGCAATTTCATTTGTGGGATCTTGGAGTCAGCTAAAGCAAAACGTGCCAGGTTATTACGGTATTGGTACAGCTTTGAAAAAAATGGAAGATGAAGGTAGATTTGATGAAGCTAAAAGATTGTATGAAGAGGTGCCGTTCTTTCAAGCTTTGATGATGAACAGTATGATGAGTCTTACCAAATGTTATTTTGAGTTGACTAGTTATATGAAGGAGAATGAAGAATATGGAGCCTTTTGGGAAATTCTTCTTGCAGAATATGAGTTATCTAAAGCAATGCTCTTAAAACTTTCTGGTATGGAAATATTAATGAAGAAAGAAGCGATATCTAGAGAATCCATAAAAATTCGTGAAAGCATTGTATTACCATTATTAGTAATTCAACAATACGCATTACAAAGAATTGGAGAGGGGACGGAGTTTAAAGAGTTGTATGAAAAAATTGTAACAAGGTCTCTTTACGGAAATATTAATGCAAGTCGAAATTCGGCATAG
- a CDS encoding D-alanine--D-alanine ligase, with the protein MKKNIAIIMGGYSSEYKISLKSGNVVYDYLNKGKFNLYRIHISKDKWVYVDDKGNETSVDRNDFSIPLNGTSITFDCVFNAIHGSPGEDGLMQAYFELLGIKHTSCNFYQAALTFNKRDLLSVLKPYGIKAAPSYYLNLGDEINETEIIDKVKLPCFVKANKSGSSFGITKVYKSEELKAAIETAYKEDDEIIIEGFLDGTEVSVGVLKLNGKTTVLPITEIVSENDFFDYQAKYEGKSQEITPARINPEQLEKVTIATKRIYDVLKMTGFSRSEFIFIGNEPFLLEMNTTPGLTTESILPQQAKEAGIELGMLFEYAINEALS; encoded by the coding sequence ATGAAAAAAAATATTGCAATTATAATGGGCGGTTATTCTAGTGAATATAAAATATCGCTTAAAAGTGGAAATGTGGTCTATGATTACCTGAACAAAGGTAAATTCAATCTATATAGAATACATATTTCCAAAGACAAATGGGTATATGTAGATGATAAGGGCAATGAAACATCTGTAGACAGAAATGACTTCTCTATCCCTTTAAACGGCACATCAATAACATTTGATTGTGTTTTTAATGCCATTCATGGTTCGCCTGGTGAAGACGGACTCATGCAAGCTTATTTTGAATTATTAGGAATAAAACATACTTCTTGTAATTTCTACCAAGCTGCTTTAACCTTCAATAAAAGAGATCTGTTGAGCGTTTTAAAACCTTACGGAATTAAAGCAGCACCATCTTACTATCTTAACTTAGGCGACGAAATAAATGAAACCGAAATTATTGATAAGGTCAAGCTACCTTGTTTTGTAAAGGCCAATAAGTCTGGTAGTAGTTTTGGTATTACTAAAGTCTATAAATCAGAAGAGCTTAAAGCCGCTATTGAAACAGCCTATAAAGAAGATGATGAAATTATTATTGAAGGTTTTCTTGACGGCACAGAGGTTTCAGTCGGTGTATTAAAACTGAATGGAAAAACTACAGTTTTACCGATAACAGAAATAGTTTCTGAAAATGACTTTTTTGACTACCAAGCTAAATACGAAGGTAAATCTCAAGAAATTACACCTGCAAGAATAAACCCTGAACAATTGGAAAAGGTAACTATAGCAACAAAAAGAATTTATGACGTGCTAAAAATGACGGGGTTCTCTAGAAGTGAATTTATATTTATAGGCAATGAACCTTTCTTATTAGAAATGAACACTACACCAGGTTTAACTACTGAAAGCATTTTACCTCAACAAGCAAAAGAAGCTGGTATTGAATTAGGTATGTTATTTGAGTACGCCATTAATGAGGCATTGTCATAA
- the coaD gene encoding pantetheine-phosphate adenylyltransferase encodes MRRAIFPGSFDPLTLGHHDIIMRGITLFDEVIIAIGKNADKKYMFSLEQRIQFIEEAFKDVPSISVKSYVGLTVDFCKKVDANFILRGLRNPGDFEFEKAIAHTNRKLSEIETVFLLTSSGKSYISSSIVRDVIRNGGDYTGLVPNSVRK; translated from the coding sequence ATGAGACGCGCAATTTTTCCCGGTTCTTTTGATCCTTTAACTTTAGGTCACCATGATATAATTATGCGTGGTATCACTTTATTTGATGAAGTCATAATCGCTATCGGAAAAAATGCAGATAAAAAGTATATGTTTAGCCTAGAACAACGTATACAATTTATAGAAGAAGCTTTTAAAGATGTACCTTCTATATCTGTAAAATCATATGTAGGACTAACAGTGGATTTTTGTAAGAAAGTCGATGCAAATTTTATTTTAAGAGGATTACGAAATCCGGGTGATTTTGAGTTTGAGAAGGCAATTGCACACACAAACAGAAAACTATCTGAGATAGAAACCGTGTTTCTATTGACCTCATCGGGCAAATCTTACATTAGCTCCTCTATTGTAAGAGACGTAATACGCAATGGAGGCGATTATACAGGTTTAGTACCCAATTCTGTAAGAAAATAA
- a CDS encoding PASTA domain-containing protein — protein sequence MRNFFNFLKSKTFLIQLGLALLVLIIVIFVTLRYLNSTTNHGEFVEVPDFSKKSVMDMRKSIEEAGLRYEVLDSANYNPDYPRFSIIEQNPSAGSKVKENRKIYFTVNPSGYKKVTVPKIIQVTKRNASSMLKAVGLDVQRVTYVDELGKDMVYRIKYKGKDIKPGDKLPKTSKIELVCGNGSITERAIIKAESED from the coding sequence ATGAGGAATTTTTTCAATTTTTTAAAAAGTAAGACTTTTTTAATTCAGCTTGGTCTTGCGTTGTTGGTATTGATTATAGTGATTTTTGTCACATTAAGATACCTAAACAGTACCACCAATCATGGTGAGTTTGTAGAAGTACCGGATTTTTCTAAAAAATCTGTTATGGATATGAGAAAATCAATTGAAGAAGCTGGCTTGCGATATGAAGTTTTAGACTCTGCAAACTACAATCCAGATTACCCTAGGTTCTCTATTATTGAACAAAATCCTTCTGCGGGATCAAAAGTTAAGGAGAATAGAAAAATATATTTCACTGTAAATCCTTCAGGATATAAAAAAGTAACCGTTCCTAAAATTATTCAAGTAACCAAGCGTAATGCTTCTTCAATGTTGAAAGCCGTAGGTTTAGATGTACAACGTGTAACTTATGTAGATGAATTGGGTAAGGATATGGTATATCGTATAAAGTATAAAGGAAAAGATATTAAGCCAGGTGACAAACTACCTAAAACATCTAAGATAGAATTGGTATGTGGTAATGGTAGTATTACAGAAAGAGCAATAATTAAAGCGGAATCTGAAGATTAG